One segment of Chiloscyllium plagiosum isolate BGI_BamShark_2017 chromosome 5, ASM401019v2, whole genome shotgun sequence DNA contains the following:
- the LOC122549711 gene encoding cytochrome c, with the protein MGDVEKGKKIFIQKCAQCHTVECGGKHKTGPNLCGLFGRKTGQAEGFSYTDANKNKGIIWSEETLDTYLQNPKKYIPGTKMIFAGLKKKSEREDLIAYLKSATAK; encoded by the exons ATGGGTGATGTAGAGAAGGGCAAGAAGATCTTTATCCAGAAGTGTGCACAATGTCACACGGTTGAGTGTGGAGGCAAGCACAAGACTGGGCCAAATCTctgtggtttatttggacgcaAGACTGGACAAGCTGAAGGATTTTCTTATACTGatgcaaacaaaaacaaag GTATTATCTGGAGTGAGGAGACACTAGACACCTACTTGCAAAATCCGAAGAAATATATTCCAGGAACAAAAATGATCTTTGCAGGTCTCAAGAAGAAGAGTGAACGTGAAGACTTGATAGCTTATCTGAAATCTGCCACAGCCAAATAA